The region GCCCTCCCCACGGCGGCGTGGGCGCGGCTGATGTCCACCGCCGATCTGGTCATCGTCGAAAAATCCGAACGCAAGCTGCACCTGGTCAGCAACGGCGCGGTCTTTCGCAGCTACGACATCTCCCTGGGCAAGAACCCCGTGGGCCACAAGGTATACAAAGGCGACGGCCGCACGCCCGAGGGACGCTACTACCTCGACTGGCGCAACCCCCAGAGCCGCTTTCACAAATCCATCCACATCTCCTACCCCAACGAGCAGGACCGGGAGCGCGCCGAGCGTCTAGGCCGCGCCCCGGGCGGCTATATCATGATCCACGGCATTCCCAACAAATATCGCCGCGCCCCGGAACTCTTCGAGGGCATGGACTGGACCGAGGGCTGCATCGCCGTGAGCAACGAGGACATGGAGGAAATCTGGCAACTGGTCGCCGACAACACCCCCATTGAAATTTACCCTTAATAAATCCCGCCGCCCGCGCTATAATACGCATTCGCCGTCAGTTTTCGCTCCGGTCTTGCGGACGGGGCGGATTTTGTTTCTTCATTCGCGGAGCAGCCACGCCATGGAGCATCTCCCGCCGGAAAGCCCCAAACCCGCCGCCAAATCGGGTCTGGGCGGTCTCTTTGAAGGCAAGGAACTCAAATCCTTCTTCGGCAACTACCTGATTACCGTCGCCGTGATCGAGGGTCTGATTTTTTTCGTCTGCTTTGTCACGGGCCTCGCCTCCGAGGATCGGATCTTCCCCTGGAAAGCCTATATCTTCGCGTCCTTCGCCGCGCCCCTCGCCCTGACCTTCGTCTTCGCCGTCATCGTGCTGACCTTCAACCGCTATCTGCTGCACGCCGCGCCGCGCCGGGTCGATCCGCCCGTCGCCGCCGCGCCGGCCGCCGAAGGCAAGGCCGGCCAGTTTCTCTCCTTCATTCAGCAGGTGCCCTTTCTGCTGAGCCTGCTGTTGCTGCTCGTCGCCTGCTGGATCGGCTACAACATGGATGTCATCCTTCTCTACCTGGCGCGCGCCGGGGAGAGCACCGCGCGCTATTTCCTGCTGAGCTTCGCCACGGTGCTCGGAGTGGCGGCCCTGTGCACGATTCTCTGGCTGGTGCTGAGCTTCATCCTGCGCCAGAAAAAAATCACCCAGCAGCAGAAATATCGCCAGGATGTCATGGAACGGCTCGGCCTGGTGATCCTCGACGACAACACGGTGCTCGATCGCGACGGCCGCCCGGTCCATACCCCGGACCCCCAGCGCCTGGACAAAGGCAACAGCGAGGATATGCGTCTGCTGCCGCGCATCGGCCGGGACGGCTGATGCGCGACCAGTCCCGCGCCGCGACGAGACCGCCCCATTGATCGCCCCGCCCCTCGGCCAGGACCCCGAGCATCCCGCCTTCGACGGGAAAATTCTCGAGCGCTCCCTGTTCGCCCTCAACATCGCCCGGCACAATGCCATCGCCTATCCCGCCGAGCATCCCGCCCTGCGCCAGTCCCTGGATCGTTTTCTCGCGCAGTTGGGGGAATTGCTGGAATTTCGCGAGGAAATCACCTTCGGCGTCACCCGCGACCGGCTGCTGCTCGAGGGCGCGGTGCTCGATGAGAAAAATGCCGTGTTCCGCAATCTGGCCGGTAGTTTTTTCGACGCGGGCATCGCCTCCCTGACCCTGAGGCGTTCTCTGCCGCGCGAGGAACTCGCCGCCTTTCTCCAGGCCCTGCGGCCCCTACAAACGCTAGGACTTGATCTTTTCGCCAACCTTGAGAACGCCGGGGTCAAGGGACTTGCCGCGCGCCCCTTCGACTTTGCCGCCCTGCATGCCGTCGACCTGGAGTCCGTCGACGCACCGGCGCCGGGATTGCCCAAGGGCGCCGGCCTGACCTGGGAATCCTTCAGCGCGGCGCTTTTGAACCAGACCCTGGATGCCGAGGGTAGCGACCTGCCGTACGACACGGAACTCGACCCGGCGGAACTCGCCGATCTGCTGAGCCAGTTCAACAAGGATCGCGCCAACCCGCGGGCCAGCTATGAAAGCACCATCATCGGCTTTCTGCGCCGCGTCGACGCGGAGGAAATTCACAACGAGGCAAGGCGGGAATTTCTCGACAAGCTCGGCGCCTTTATCGACAAGCTCAGCCCCGCGACCCGCCGCCAGTTTCTCGGCAGCGCCTTTGCCTATCTCGGTCAGCGCCGCGACACGACCCAGGAGGTTCTCGCCCGCCTCTCCCAGGAAGCGGTTCTCGACATTCTCGACGACTGCCGACACGGCGAGTTGGAAGTGCCGCCCCTGGTGCTCGACCTGCTCGGCAAACTCGGCGAGTGCGCCGCGCCCTTAAGCGCCCGACGCCGCGTCGCCGCCCCCCGGGAGCGTGAAGATACGGAAGTCGGCGAGGGCATCCGCAGACTTTTTCAGCGCCCCGATGCGCGCGGTTTTGTCTCCGGCCCCTATGAAAAGCTGCTGCGCGGCCTGCTGGAGACTCGCCCCCTGTATTCCACACCCCCTGAGCAATTGCAGGATTTGTATGCGTCCCTGGAGAGCCACCAGCTTGAGACCCGCCTGTGCTCGGTCATTCTGGAGTTGCTCGATGCCGATCCGCACGGCGAGGACACGGCCGCCCTGGAGGGCAACCTTCGCGATCTCATCGATTATTTTCTCCAGACCGGCGACTTTCAGGCGCTGGGCGCCACCCTCAGGCGCTTGCGCCGCCACGGCGAGAGCGCCGATCCCTTCGCTTATCCCCTGGCCAAACAGACCCTGGAGTACCTCTCCCGACCCGAATTTCTCCAGGCCGCCCTCGATGCATTTCGGCTCTGGGACGCCGAGCGCCACCCGGGCATCCGCGAGCTGATCCGCCTGGTCGGCGCGCCCTTTGCCGATCCGCTGCTCGATCGCCTGGCCGAGGAAACCGATCTCTCCATGCGCCGTCTTTACCTGGCCTGCCTGGAGGAGCTCGGCCCCCAGGCGCGGCGCGCCATTGTCGCCCGTCTGCGCGACCCGCGCTGGTTCCTGGTGCGCAATCTGGTCATTCTGCTGCGGCGCGGCGACGACCCCGCCGTGTTGAAACATCTCTCCGCCCTCATCGGTCATTCTCATCCCAAGGTCCAGTACGAGGTCATGAAAACCCTGCTGCACTTCGCTGATCCCCGCGCCCAGCGCTACCTGCTGCGTGAACTGGGGGCGGCGGATCTTGAGCGACGCCGCCAGGCGGTATTGCTCGCGCGCCACGGCGCGGCTCCCGAGGTGCTGGCGCGCCTGGCCGCCATGTTGCACGAAGGCCTTGGCGAGGCCGAGGTGGAATTGCGTGAACAGGTCATCGAAACCCTGGCTCAAGCGGCCTCGGACCCGGCCGGACAAATTCTGGCGCAACTCTTGCTGTACAAAAGTCTGCGCCACCCCCTGCTCTATCGACAACTGCGGAACACCGTCTTTGCGGCTCTGCGCCGACATCGTCCGCCCTGGTTGCCGGACATGCTGCGCAACCTGGCCGCCTCGGGCACCGGCGGCGTTCACCGCCAGGCCGGTGCGCTTCTCGTGGAACTCTTGGGCCAAAGCGATGGCAATTGAGCGCCAACCCCTGATCGCCGCCTTTTTGCACCATCTGACCGCCGCCGTGGCCAACGCCGGTCTCTACAGCCGCGAGCACGCGCAGATGCGTCGCCTGGTCGACGCCGTCGCGCAAACCTTGGGACAACTGCTGGAGGACGCCCAGGAGTTCATGCTGCTGCGCCTCGACAGCGAACTGGTCATCGACGGCCTGCCCTGGAAACGCAGTCTGCAAACCGAGCGGCTGGCCGCCCTCCTGAGCCGTCGCGGCATCGGCCGCATCCGCATCGCCCCGGGCATCACCCGCGAGGAAATTCACGGCCTGATCGAAGCCCTGGCCGCGCGCGGCTTCAACCCGGCGCCGGCGCGCTCCACGGCCAATCTGCGCTTCGGCCGTGTCGAGGTGCGCCAACGCGGCAACGCTTTTCTCGACCTGCCGCCGGACTCGGCCCTGGCGGAGCTGTCCCGCGCGGAAATCGCCCGGCTCATGGAAATCTACAGCGCCGTCAAACGCCGTCGGAAGATGAATGTGGCGGGCCTCAACGAGATCGTTTCCCAATTCATCGCCGCCTTCAGCCGTGAGGCCGATCCCTTCCTCGCCCTGGCGCCCCTGCGGGCCTTCGACGAATACACCTTCACCCACGCCACCAACGTCGCCCTGCTCAACCTGGCGCAAGCCGTCGCCCTCGGCATCCAGGGGCAGACCCTGCACGACATCGGCATCGCGGGCCTGCTGCACGACGTGGGCAAGCTCTTCATCCCCGACGCCATCCTCAACAAGACCGACCCCCTCGACGAACTCGAATGGGGCATCATCCGTCAGCACCCCGTGCAGGGCGCGCGCTATCTGCTGAACAGCCCCGGCGTGCCGCGCGCCGCTGTGGTCAGCGCCTTCGAGCATCACCTGCGCTTCGACAGGCAGGGCTACCCGGCGGTCAAATCCCAGGGAGCGCAAAACCTGTGCAGCCAGCTCACCGCCATATCCGATCTTGTCGATTCCATGCTCACGCCGCGCCCCTATCGCGCCGCCCAGCCGCTGCGCGAAGTGGTCAAAGCTTTAAGGACCAATGTCGGCGGCAGCCTGCACCCCGAGCTGGTCGGCAATTTCCTGCGCATCCTCGCCCAGGCGAAGCAGCGCGGGGAGGGAAAATCTCCCTGACTTGGGGAGATTTTCTGTGTACTTAAAAAACTCCAATTGTTATTATCTCAACTTTCGCAGGCTAAAAAAATCGACAAGTTATTGTAATTATTAAACAAAAGCGCCATCAACTGTGGTAAAATTGGTTATCGCCAAACAACCAAAAATCCCTCAGGAGATGACGCTTTGGACCGTATTGTAGCAGAAC is a window of Geoalkalibacter sp. DNA encoding:
- a CDS encoding L,D-transpeptidase family protein, which translates into the protein MTTITLMFFAVTLAPLLALPTAAWARLMSTADLVIVEKSERKLHLVSNGAVFRSYDISLGKNPVGHKVYKGDGRTPEGRYYLDWRNPQSRFHKSIHISYPNEQDRERAERLGRAPGGYIMIHGIPNKYRRAPELFEGMDWTEGCIAVSNEDMEEIWQLVADNTPIEIYP
- a CDS encoding HEAT repeat domain-containing protein → MIAPPLGQDPEHPAFDGKILERSLFALNIARHNAIAYPAEHPALRQSLDRFLAQLGELLEFREEITFGVTRDRLLLEGAVLDEKNAVFRNLAGSFFDAGIASLTLRRSLPREELAAFLQALRPLQTLGLDLFANLENAGVKGLAARPFDFAALHAVDLESVDAPAPGLPKGAGLTWESFSAALLNQTLDAEGSDLPYDTELDPAELADLLSQFNKDRANPRASYESTIIGFLRRVDAEEIHNEARREFLDKLGAFIDKLSPATRRQFLGSAFAYLGQRRDTTQEVLARLSQEAVLDILDDCRHGELEVPPLVLDLLGKLGECAAPLSARRRVAAPREREDTEVGEGIRRLFQRPDARGFVSGPYEKLLRGLLETRPLYSTPPEQLQDLYASLESHQLETRLCSVILELLDADPHGEDTAALEGNLRDLIDYFLQTGDFQALGATLRRLRRHGESADPFAYPLAKQTLEYLSRPEFLQAALDAFRLWDAERHPGIRELIRLVGAPFADPLLDRLAEETDLSMRRLYLACLEELGPQARRAIVARLRDPRWFLVRNLVILLRRGDDPAVLKHLSALIGHSHPKVQYEVMKTLLHFADPRAQRYLLRELGAADLERRRQAVLLARHGAAPEVLARLAAMLHEGLGEAEVELREQVIETLAQAASDPAGQILAQLLLYKSLRHPLLYRQLRNTVFAALRRHRPPWLPDMLRNLAASGTGGVHRQAGALLVELLGQSDGN
- a CDS encoding HD-GYP domain-containing protein, with protein sequence MAIERQPLIAAFLHHLTAAVANAGLYSREHAQMRRLVDAVAQTLGQLLEDAQEFMLLRLDSELVIDGLPWKRSLQTERLAALLSRRGIGRIRIAPGITREEIHGLIEALAARGFNPAPARSTANLRFGRVEVRQRGNAFLDLPPDSALAELSRAEIARLMEIYSAVKRRRKMNVAGLNEIVSQFIAAFSREADPFLALAPLRAFDEYTFTHATNVALLNLAQAVALGIQGQTLHDIGIAGLLHDVGKLFIPDAILNKTDPLDELEWGIIRQHPVQGARYLLNSPGVPRAAVVSAFEHHLRFDRQGYPAVKSQGAQNLCSQLTAISDLVDSMLTPRPYRAAQPLREVVKALRTNVGGSLHPELVGNFLRILAQAKQRGEGKSP